In a genomic window of Mycolicibacillus parakoreensis:
- a CDS encoding YhgE/Pip family protein produces the protein MTALRLALLEFRRFRRPQRWIVPVALALIPLLYGSLYLWSNWDPYGKTAEIPVAVVVQDEPAVANGQLIDAGGQFAEQLRASGKFQWHFTDADDADEGLRHGRYYFTITVPPDFSAKLASAENPTPQRASLDITLNDANNYLVGIIAQTARSELEEQINSAAHGAYARAVYGELTQVKQQLKIAAEGAHRLVDGTVLAQQGSAALTEGIDAVQAGSAAIGDGVAQVSTTSAAADAAITQVIDAVVALIPEDEPHLDGLKQALRAAENLLQALTTGAQRVTAGATQISTALGPLKSGSMTLQSGADQTNSGATELSDVIDGALHKIPDTSPQQTAAASDVLSSPVEISTENLNPAGVYGRGFTPFFFAIALWVVGVLAYLFFRPANLRAWAGRVSALTVAVGGWLPAAVVTAVGGLVLYGVVAAGLGLKPDHPLWLAGLLVLAAGSFMAIDHFLRVTFGVIGGGLSLALLIIQLTSCGGLYPIETMPAPFRVIHPLIPMTYVVDGLRVAVSGGLTGNLIRDILVLTGFLVVFLGATTLMLRRQRIWTIARLHPRIETG, from the coding sequence ATGACTGCTCTACGTTTGGCACTTTTGGAGTTTCGCCGTTTCCGGCGGCCGCAGCGCTGGATAGTCCCGGTGGCGCTGGCGCTGATCCCGCTGTTGTACGGGTCGCTGTATCTCTGGTCGAACTGGGACCCGTACGGCAAGACCGCCGAGATCCCCGTCGCCGTGGTCGTTCAAGATGAACCGGCGGTCGCCAACGGCCAGCTGATCGATGCGGGCGGGCAGTTCGCCGAGCAGCTGCGGGCGTCGGGGAAATTTCAATGGCACTTCACCGACGCCGACGACGCGGATGAGGGACTGCGGCACGGGCGTTACTACTTCACGATCACCGTCCCGCCCGACTTCAGCGCGAAGCTCGCCAGCGCAGAGAATCCCACACCGCAACGCGCGAGTCTGGACATCACGCTGAATGACGCGAACAACTACCTGGTCGGCATCATCGCGCAGACCGCGAGATCCGAACTGGAAGAACAAATCAACAGCGCGGCCCATGGCGCCTATGCCCGCGCCGTCTACGGAGAGCTGACTCAGGTCAAACAGCAGCTCAAGATCGCAGCAGAAGGCGCCCATCGGTTGGTCGACGGCACGGTGCTCGCCCAGCAAGGCAGTGCCGCCTTGACCGAAGGGATCGATGCTGTGCAGGCCGGTTCGGCGGCCATCGGCGACGGGGTCGCTCAGGTGTCGACCACCAGCGCTGCCGCCGACGCGGCCATCACACAAGTCATCGATGCCGTGGTGGCACTGATCCCCGAGGATGAGCCACACCTCGACGGGCTCAAACAGGCCTTGCGCGCCGCAGAGAATCTGTTGCAGGCGCTGACCACCGGGGCACAGAGGGTCACCGCCGGGGCGACGCAGATCTCGACCGCGCTGGGGCCGCTGAAGAGCGGCAGCATGACGTTGCAGTCCGGCGCCGACCAGACGAACAGCGGCGCAACGGAGCTGTCGGATGTGATCGATGGTGCACTGCACAAGATTCCGGACACCAGTCCACAGCAGACCGCTGCGGCGTCCGATGTGCTGAGTTCCCCGGTCGAGATCAGCACCGAAAACCTGAATCCGGCCGGTGTGTACGGACGGGGCTTCACACCGTTCTTCTTCGCGATCGCGTTGTGGGTCGTCGGCGTGCTGGCCTATCTGTTCTTCAGGCCGGCGAACTTGCGCGCCTGGGCCGGTCGGGTCAGCGCACTGACGGTCGCCGTCGGCGGATGGCTGCCGGCCGCCGTCGTCACCGCCGTCGGTGGTCTGGTGCTCTACGGGGTCGTCGCCGCGGGGCTCGGCCTGAAGCCGGATCACCCACTGTGGTTGGCGGGGCTGCTGGTTCTCGCGGCGGGATCGTTCATGGCCATCGATCACTTCTTGCGGGTGACTTTCGGTGTCATCGGCGGAGGCCTGTCGCTGGCGTTGCTGATCATTCAGCTGACTTCCTGCGGCGGGCTTTATCCCATCGAGACGATGCCCGCGCCGTTTCGGGTGATTCATCCTCTCATCCCGATGACGTATGTGGTTGACGGGCTGCGGGTGGCGGTGTCTGGCGGGCTCACCGGCAACCTGATCCGGGACATCCTGGTACTCACCGGATTCCTCGTCGTGTTCCTCGGCGCCACCACGCTCATGCTCCGGAGGCAACGGATTTGGACGATCGCCCGACTACATCCCCGGATCGAGACCGGATAG
- a CDS encoding ATP-binding cassette domain-containing protein: protein MIPLESTAALEFTGIAFAARGISVRGPTGCAFANVSLDIAAGQLGVIVAPAGSGRTALLLALAARMRLVTGTIAVGGHRLPGGERRVQRAVSVAQAAPAVDLDDDLRVGELIAERAMISRSRPTPPAIAEVFDVLGLRLPRRSTIGQLPRGERTMLATGLAAAERPCAVVVDDADSGCGPAERRRVWSGLHALTRLGCTVVASSTHIPDMLDETDMATTALPHPFERDATPVAPEEKR from the coding sequence GTGATCCCACTGGAGTCGACGGCGGCGTTGGAGTTCACGGGCATAGCGTTCGCGGCGCGCGGAATCTCTGTTCGCGGGCCGACAGGGTGTGCGTTCGCCAACGTTTCGCTCGACATCGCCGCCGGCCAATTGGGGGTGATCGTTGCGCCGGCGGGTTCCGGGCGCACAGCGCTGCTCTTGGCGTTGGCTGCACGGATGCGGTTGGTAACCGGAACAATCGCGGTCGGCGGTCATCGCCTGCCCGGGGGTGAGCGGCGGGTACAACGTGCGGTTTCGGTTGCCCAAGCGGCCCCGGCGGTGGATCTCGATGATGACCTGCGGGTGGGGGAACTCATCGCCGAGCGGGCGATGATCAGCCGGTCCCGCCCGACACCGCCGGCGATAGCAGAGGTGTTCGACGTCCTCGGTCTGCGTCTGCCGCGCAGGTCGACCATCGGTCAACTCCCCCGAGGCGAGCGCACCATGCTGGCCACCGGACTGGCGGCCGCCGAGCGACCGTGCGCCGTGGTCGTCGACGACGCAGACAGCGGCTGCGGTCCAGCCGAGCGCCGGCGGGTGTGGAGCGGCTTGCACGCGTTGACCCGACTCGGCTGCACGGTGGTGGCCAGCAGCACCCACATCCCCGACATGCTCGACGAAACGGATATGGCCACCACGGCGCTGCCACACCCGTTCGAACGCGACGCGACTCCCGTCGCGCCGGAGGAGAAACGATGA